The following are encoded together in the Stegostoma tigrinum isolate sSteTig4 chromosome 42, sSteTig4.hap1, whole genome shotgun sequence genome:
- the pld7 gene encoding 5'-3' exonuclease PLD3 — MPRKVQEHRRRSKRLKEQVPEQGVMEPEGQEEVDSQSKGMLILTPRNPIRGSSRLLRSRATTGLEEQAEPVNLKPLQVVLQKVKADINMKRKKKKKKEEEEEEDEGEEEEDEGEMKEEVENGTQHQDTPRSIMPPLVVKYQESLRPAMSSLQKLRAKIPEEPRRRTIWRDLPKIPTVRKTPMGTLTRRRPSCSLLLCILLPAVLLLALCSWYLLGSGQGALPTAASGLVGLLKVDWIYSSLPWQQEACQDDCKMTLVESIPIGLLYSKDTPHHLSIYQGWMDLLAQANHTVQIAAFYFTLSGSDLSQGDGLASEGDEVFKQLVRLKSRGISLKIAVNSPQQFAKDTDYLEKSGAEVRQVFLKNLTGGIVHTKLWVVDGQHVYIGSANMDWRSLTQVKELGVVLSNCSCLARDVARIFGTYWHLGTEGAAIPQQWPGKYTALSSKERPLRLKLNGIEADVYVTSAPPSLCASGRTPDLDAILSAIDDAEAFVSVSVMELLPSCQYCEPPRFWPAIDDRLRKAACERRVSVRLLISCWQHTYQPMFIYLKSLSVLAEHPLHCDIEVRIFKVPATEQQKKIPYSRVNHNKYMVTDRIAYIGTSNWSEDYFVRTAGVGLIINQTGVSHDNTGTLQSQLKAVFERDWNSNHALKLDSEEMKQQCLWHREGA; from the exons GTTCCAGAGCAGGGTGTGATGGAACCCGAGGGGCAAGAAGAAGTAGATTCCCAATCAAAGGGAATGTTGATCCTGACGCCCAGGAATCCCATCCGAGGGAGCTCCAGACTGCTGAGGAGCAGGGCGACCACAGGGTTAGAGGAGCAGGCTGAGCCG GTAAATTTGAAGCCGCTTCAGGTTGTTCTGCAGAAGGTGAAGGCAGACATAAATatgaagagaaagaagaagaagaagaaggaggaggaggaggaggaggatgagggagaggaagaggaggatgAGGGAGAGATGAAGGAGGAAGTGGAGAATGGAACTCAGCACCAGGACACCCCCAGAAGCATCATGCCCCCTCTGGTGGTCAAG TATCAGGAGAGTCTGAGACCAGCTATGTCTAGCCTTCAGAAACTGAGAGCGAAAATTCCCGAAGAGCCCAGGAGGAGGACGATATGGAGAGATCTCCCAAAGATCCCAACAGTGAGAAAAACTCCAATG GGCACCTTGACGAGGCGTCGGCCCAGCTGCAGCTTGTTGCTCTGCATCCTGCTCCCTGCTGTCCTGCTTCTGGCTCTCTGCAGCTGGTACTTACTGGGCTCAGGCCAGGGGGCACTGCCCACCGCAGCCTCGGGCCTGGTTGGCTTGCTGAAGGTGGACTGGATTTACAGCTCGTTACCGTGGCAACAGGAGGCCTGCCAGGACGACTGCAA GATGACTCTGGTGGAGAGTATTCCGATCGGACTCCTGTACTCCAAAGATACCCCGCACCACCTCTCCATCTACCAAGGATGGATGGACCTTCTGGCCCAGGCTAATCACACAGTGCAGATCGCAGCGTTTTACTTCACACTGAGCGGCAGTGACCTGAGCCAGGGGGATGGTTTGGCCTCTGAG GGCGATGAGGTCTTCAAGCAGCTGGTGCGTTTGAAATCACGAGGGATTTCCCTGAAGATCGCTGTCAACAGTCCCCAGCAGTTTGCAAAGGACACAGACTATCTGGAGAAAAGCG GTGCCGAGGTGAGACAAGTTTTCTTGAAGAATCTGACGGGTGGCATTGTCCACACCAAGCTCTGGGTGGTCGATGGACAGCATGTCTACATTGGCAGCGCCAACATGGACTGGCGCTCGCTGACCCAG gtcaaggagctgggggTGGTGCTGTCCAACTGCAGCTGCCTGGCACGCGACGTGGCCAGGATCTTCGGCACCTACTGGCACCTGGGGACGGAGGGGGCAGCCATCCCCCAGCAGTGGCCTGGCAAGTACACTGCCCTTTCCAGCAAGGAGCGCCCACTCAGGCTGAAACTGAATGGGATCGAAGCAGACGTGTATGTCACG AGCGCCCCACCCTCCCTTTGTGCTTCTGGCCGCACTCCGGACCTCGACGCCATTCTGAGCGCGATCGATGACGCGGAAGCTTTCGTCTCCGTCTCGGTCATGGAATTGCTCCCAAGCTGCCAGTACTGTGAGCCTCCAAG ATTCTGGCCAGCCATCGATGACCGTCTGCGCAAGGCGGCTTGCGAGCGGCGTGTGTCAGTGCGCCTCCTGATCAGCTGCTGGCAGCACACATACCAGCCCATGTTCATCTACTTGAAGTCCCTGAGCGTCCTCGCTGAGCACCCGCTGCACTGTGATATCGAAGTG CGGATCTTCAAGGTTCCAGCCACAGAGCAACAGAAGAAAATACCTTACAGCAGAGTCAACCACAACAAATACATGGTCACCGATCGCATCGCCTACATTG GAACGTCTAACTGGTCGGAGGACTACTTTGTGAGAACGGCCGGGGTGGGGCTCATCATAAACCAGACAGGGGTGTCACACGACAACACGGGCACACTGCAGAGCCAGCTGAAGGCAGTGTTCGAGCGAGACTGGAATTCCAATCACGCACTGAAGCTGGACAGCGAAGAGATGAAGCAGCAATGCCTGTGGCACAGGGAGGGTGCGTAA